The nucleotide window AGGTGGAACTGCGAGATCTCTTCGGATGGGTGATCGGGACTGAGCGAGCTCCGCGCGGGCGCGGGCAGATGGTGGTTTGTCCAGAGACAGTTGGGCTGCCCGTTGAGACCTTTGCCGCGCAGAGTTTCGTTCTCGCCGGCATCCCAGAGGATGTTGCTGCGGCCAGGGAACTCGGCTATTACGGCATCGGTATCGCCCATCTGTTTCCGGAGGCTACCTTCACGGCACAGGGGGCGCGGGAGGTGTACAAGCATATCGCGCACCTTTCGCTCCAGGTTCGCCAACTCTAGGAGAGCTGTCAGCAGTCAGCAATCAGCCGTCAGCAAAAAGAAATCTCAAAAAAAGCTGACAGCGGACCGCTGACAGCTGACGGCTGTATTTGAGGGTGTGATGTCCGAAGAGGATGCCATCAAACAATTACAGATGGGGGAGGTGGTGGCGCGTCGTCAGGCCGCTGACCTTTTGGGGGTGATTGGTGGGACCGGCGCCGTAGAGGTCCTGGTTCGGGCCCTCCGGGATGAGGACTGGGGATTACGAACCATCGCCGAGCACTCGCTTTGGCAGATCTGGTGCCGATCCGGCGATGCCGGAGTCGATGCTCTGCTGCAGGAGGGGATCCAGGCTTTGGAGCGGGGGGCTTTGGCGGAGGCGGTCGCCATGTTTACGCAGGTGATTGAGCAAGCCCCCGAGTTTGCCGAGGGATATAACAAGCGGGCGACGGTTTACTATCTCATGGGGGAGTATGCGCAGTCGATCGCGGACTGTGAGGTTACCGTCGCCAGAAACCCGTACCACTTTGGTGCGTTGAGTGGGGAAGGGCTCTGTTGTCTGGCCCTGGGCCAGCTGCGCAAGGCTCAGGATCTTTT belongs to Candidatus Methylomirabilota bacterium and includes:
- a CDS encoding tetratricopeptide repeat protein, with the protein product MSEEDAIKQLQMGEVVARRQAADLLGVIGGTGAVEVLVRALRDEDWGLRTIAEHSLWQIWCRSGDAGVDALLQEGIQALERGALAEAVAMFTQVIEQAPEFAEGYNKRATVYYLMGEYAQSIADCEVTVARNPYHFGALSGEGLCCLALGQLRKAQDLFRKALTVNPNMPGVEQNLAATERSVLAGGNGGAS